The Leucothrix mucor DSM 2157 DNA window TTGATACCGGCAGGAATATCACCAAATAAGCGAGAGTCGTAGCCTGTGTAATCTAGCAATAAGATCATTCGCTCAGCGGTTAACATCAAAGGTTTGGAGGGCTTTTTACTGTCTTCTCTCGGTACTTGCAGCAATAAAGGCTCACGACTTAACGTGTTCAGCGCATCCATCAAAGAGGAGGAAAGCTCTGGATAGGCATCATTGCAAAGCTCGTCAGTTTCACAGCGCTGCATAAGGCGCTGAATACCATTAAAGCTGTTCTCAGCCAAGGTTTCAAAACCGTCATAACGAGGCGGATACACCGAATCCAATACCATGGATTTCACGATATCCGGATACTGGCGGGTCGTTTCCAGCGCAAGGCGTGTGCCATAAGACACACCATTCAATACCCACTGCTCAACGTCTAGCAGGTCACGAAGATCCGCGATATCCGATGCACTATAGCTGGTACTAAGCTGTTTTAAATAAGGTTTCAGTGCAGGCTGCTCTGCGTACTGATCATAGCAATGCTGCATTTGACGCTTGAACTGTTCAAAGTCTTCACGCCCACTGAGATCTTGCGCTAAGGTTTCAAGTCGCAACTCATTGCTATCTTTACAACGAAGCAAGGGCTCACTGAGGCCCGTACCACGCTGGTCGAACATAACCGAATCTAACCCCCAACCCTGAGCGACAAACTCACTAATCCAATAAGGCACCGTATCCTTATCGATATAGGCGGCGCCACCTGGCCCACCGGCCAGACTTATCATAGAGATGCTGCTGTTTTTAAACCAAGAATCACGCATCACCAACACCGGTAATTTGAATACCGGTGTGTGGGGTGATTGCTTACGGGTATACAGGTAGGCGCAGTCGATGCGTATTAATTTCGTATTTTCAAACCAGCACTCGGCAGGCTCCAGCCTCGCACCATTAGGTAACGTGGCTGGCCGAATGCTTAATGGGTTCCAGAAAAAGAAACCAGAACCCAATAGCGCTAATGAAACTATTAATGAAGCACGAAAAATACGCAAATAAGCGACCTCAGAGGAATGACAAAATAGTCTTTTCGATATCGTCTTTATCGATCAGCGTTTTCTGGGCAATCGGCTTATCAAACAAGGCTTCAATCTGAGCCGGAATCTGAATATTCGCTTTGGCCGAAATATTCTTCAACGCATCCAAATCGCCACTACCAGACTCTGTACCAATCGCTTCTGCAATAGTCATTGAGAACTTAGTCCACTCAGCAGTAGAGGTTACAATTGTCTTCAGAGGCTTGTCACGGCAGTTATCATAGACCTTGAGGCAGGTCGCGGTGTGTGGGTCCATTAAATAGCCATCTTCAAAACAACGCTTTACGTAGCCTACTGTTTCCTCATCATCACAATGATCTGCCGCAAAAATCGCCTTTAGCTCAGCATGCTCAGAGGGGGATAGCTCATAGAAGCGCTCGGTATCCAGCTGATACATCAACTCTCTGGTACGCTCAGCACCAAATAAATCAAACAGAATACGTTCAACATTGGAGGCTTTCAGAATATCCATTGCCGGTGCCACAGTAGGAATTACTGAAGCGCCACGGAAATCATAATGACCATCCTGAATCAAACCAGTCAGCACTTTATTGTTGTTAGTTGAAATCAAAATCTTCTCAACCGGCAAGCCCATCTGCATGGCATAGTAAGCACCCAATGCATTACCAAAATTACCACTAGGAACAGCAATATAGATCTTCTCACCTAAAGTGATTTCTTCGCGACGGACCAGTTCCAGATAAGCCGAGATATGGTAAATAATCTGGAAAATAATGCGCCCGAAGTTAACCGAGTTAGCTGCTGATAAGTGAATCTTTTTCTCACTCAGTGTTTGCTTGAAACTCTGCGAACCTAGCAACTGCTTCAATGCGCTTTGAGCATCATCAAAGTCACCGTGAATACCAATAACTCTCAGGTTATCAGCATCTTCAGTGATCATTTGAAGACGCTGCACATCCGAAGTTCCGCCTTCAGGATACATGCAGGCTACACGAACCCGCTCACGGTTCTTAAAGGTTTCTAATGCCGCAGGCCCGGTGTCTCCACTGGTCGCAGCCAGAATCAGATAATCCTCATCACGATACTTCGCTAACGCAGAAAGCAATACACCAAACGGCTGTAAAGCCATGTCTTTAAAGGCGCGGGTTGGGCCGTGATACAGCTCACTTACAAATAAATCGTCACGCACTTTAACCAAAGGCGTTGGATCATTCGGGTCATCAAACTGATCATAAGAGCTCAACGCTTCATCAATCACTCGCTCGGCAATATCAATCTCGAAGGCCTGAAGCAGCGCTTTGGCTAACTGCTTGTAGCTGGAGTTCAGATGCGCTTTTAAAAAGGCTTCACCTAAATCTGGCAGCGTTTCTGGTGCATAAATCCCGCCATAGGAAGCAATCGGGCCAAGAATGGCTTCTGAAAAATTAACATTAACCGGGTGCTGTGGCTGCGAATCATTACCACGGGTTTCTATAAACTTCATAAGGTGTCCTGATATTCGATTGACGACGTAGATTTAACCAAGGTTTTCAACACGGATGCGAGTCACTTTGCCCGTCACCACATCCAAAGCCTCAATTTTAGCAATGGCTTGATTCATATCCCCTTCATTCACGACTTTAGTCAGCAGGATAATATCCGCTTTACCATTCGTCTTGCTGGTCTCTTTCTGAATGAATGCTTCGATACTAATATTATCATCGCCCAGAATACGCGTGATATTCGCCAGCACACCCGCCTCATCCCGCGCACTTAAACGCAGGTAAAATGCCGTATCAACCGCATCCATTGCAAGCACAGGGTGATCTGATAAAGAGTCCGGCTGGAATGCCAGATGAGGAACACGATTTTCCGGATCAGAAGTCAGCACGCGTGCAATATCGATGATATCTGCAACAACCGCAGACGCTGTAGGCTCGCCACCAGCACCAGCACCGTAATACATGGTTGGGCCAACTGCATCGCCTTTCACTAATACTGCATTCATCACGCCATTTACATTAGCGATCAAACGATCTTTAGGAATCAGTGTTGGGTGAACGCGTTGTTCAATACCACGCTCAGTTCGACGGGCAATACCCAAATGCTTAATGCCATAGCCAAGCTCATCGGCATAGCCCACATCTTCACTCGAAATATCGCTAATCCCTTCCATATAAGTCTTTTCAAACTGCAATGGAATACCGAAGGCGATTGAAGAAAGAATAGTCAGTTTATGGCCGGCATCAATGCCTTCCACATCAAAGGTAGGGTCTGACTCTGCATAGCCCAGCGCCTGTGCTTCGGCTAATACATCTTCAAAATCACGTCCCTTATCCCGCATTTCGCTAAGAATAAAGTTACCTGTTCCATTAATAATACCGGCTAACCAATTGATTTTGTTAGCGGACAAACCTTCACGCAGAGATTTGATAATTGGAATTCCACCGGCAACTGCGGCCTCAAAAGCAACAATAACGCCTTTTTCACGGGCTTTTTCGAAGATTTCATTACCATGTACTGCGATCAGCGCTTTGTTGGCTGTCACAACATGTTTACCATTTTCAATGGCTTGCAGCACTAAGCTCTTAGCTGGCTCATCACCGCCATACAGCTCAACCACGACTTCAATGTCAGGATCATTGACCACATCGAAAGGGTCACGGGTGATACGACTGCCAGATAGACCTAAGCCTTCCGGCAACTCAGTCTTGGACGTTGAAACATAGTCAATAATAATGCCACGCCCTGCCCGACGAGCAATTTCTTCTGCATTACGTTTTAAGACAGTTGCTGTTCCACTGCCTACCGTGCCCAAACCTAAAAGACCAACTTTTACCGGAGTCATTTACTCTACCTGTCAACACAAAATCGGAAGCAAACAATCAGCCTTAACTCTACTGAATCAACGGCTAATTGCTGCTAAAAAAAATTGCGCCAAGTATAATGTAACGGCACCAAATAGGCTACGCCTAAGCTGGCTTGTCAGGAACTCTGCAAAAATAACTCACGCGAACCGCCTTCCTGCTCCAAAATTCGCTTCAAACGCTTCAAGGCATTCATCTGAATTTGCCGCACTCGCTCTCGAGTAATCTCCATCGCCGCACTGACTTCTTCCAAGGTTGCATAGTCGTGACCATGTAAACCGAAGCGACGCACGATGACCTCCTGCTGCTTTGCATCTAACTGGCTCAACCAAATATCAATCGCTTTAGCAATATCAGACTCCATCGCAACCTGATCTGGTCCTCGTACCGTTTCAGCCGCAATAAAATCCATCACCGACGACTCACCACCGCTACCAACCTTATAATCTAAAGAGGTCGTTGATTCAGTATGACGTAGCAGGCCATGCACTTCTGACTCCGGCTTATCCAAGCCCTTGGCGATATCGCTGACACTCGGCTCAGCGCCATAGCGCTGCGTAAGCTCGGCGCGTTTACGTAAACAACAATTCAGGGCTTTATTAACATGGATGGGTAAGCGGATGGTACGGGACTGATTCATGAGTCCGCGTTCGATACTCTGGCGTATCCACCAGATCGCGTAGGTTGAGAAACGAAACCCTTTCTCTGGGTCAAACTTTTCAACGGCGTGGATCAAGCCTAAGTTACCTTCTTCAACCAGATCAAGCAGACCTAGCCCACGATTCAGGTAGCGTCGTGATATTTTTACAACCAATCGCAAGTTTGACGTGATCATTCGCTTGCGAGCGGCCTCTTCTCCTTTTTGCACCAATCGTCCGTAATAAACTTCCTCCTCGGCGCTTAATAACGGACTTGATTCGATCTCCCTTAGGTAGATGTGAATGGCTTCCTGAGACTGCTTTCCTCCAATTCCTGATCGTAAACCAATACTGGATGGGGATCTGGCAGACTCTGATGAGGGTGTATTTCCTTGTACTCCAATCGCACTCATACTGATTCTCTCTCACATTATGGTAGTTTTTTTCGGATATTTATCCTTATCGTTATTTCTCATTATTATTTTATTATGGCCTAACAATGCCAGATAAGTTCAAAAGTATATCTACCTAAATCTAGTCAGACGCCAGCGTTACAGAAGTACTGATGAGCGGTAACATTCAGCGGTAAGGTTTTGTAATGCATCAATTACTGTGTATCATTATCTTTTATATTATAAGTAATGCAGGGTTGGGATATGCGCTGGAAAGGACGTAAACAAAGTACCAATATTGAAGATCGCCGTGGCGGTAGTAGCGGAGGATTTCGACGACCTTCTGGCGGCGTCAAGGTAGGCGGCGTAGGCTTCATTATTATGTTGTTAGTATTTCTGTTTACCGGCCAAGGTCAGGGGTTGCTTGATATGGTCGGTGGCGACATGACTCAAAGCAGCGCATCACCGCAAAGCACCGGTGGCGGCATCAACGATGAAGGTAGAGAGTTTATTGCCGTCGTTGTGAAAGATACTGAAGATGTTTGGAATCCTATATTCCAGCAAGCTGGCGCGCGTTACCGTGAACCTACTGTTGTGTTGTTTAATGACCGGGTCAGTTCTGCCTGCGGTATGACCTCCTCTGCAACCGGCCCTTTCTACTGCCCCGGCGATGAACAGATTTATTTAGACCTTAGCTTCTTCAGTGAATTAAGCAAAATGGGGGTTGTTGGTGACTTCGCTCAAGCTTATGTCGTCGCGCACGAAGTTGGCCATCATGTACAAAAAGTACAGGGTATCTCTGATGAGGTTGTC harbors:
- a CDS encoding alpha/beta hydrolase, whose product is MRIFRASLIVSLALLGSGFFFWNPLSIRPATLPNGARLEPAECWFENTKLIRIDCAYLYTRKQSPHTPVFKLPVLVMRDSWFKNSSISMISLAGGPGGAAYIDKDTVPYWISEFVAQGWGLDSVMFDQRGTGLSEPLLRCKDSNELRLETLAQDLSGREDFEQFKRQMQHCYDQYAEQPALKPYLKQLSTSYSASDIADLRDLLDVEQWVLNGVSYGTRLALETTRQYPDIVKSMVLDSVYPPRYDGFETLAENSFNGIQRLMQRCETDELCNDAYPELSSSLMDALNTLSREPLLLQVPREDSKKPSKPLMLTAERMILLLDYTGYDSRLFGDIPAGIKAVNDADTDSKSLLKLASNYLEVELFEEFSDTVYMVIECSENGQFKADELMRRLQPFREKYPMLDWSPDALYDPKMCANWRNQAVTESRNHREPASTDKPTLILAGALDSVTPPEWGKQLAANLPNSRYLEYADMAHAVLSSSLCASDEVQLFLNPDLKKTAFCDKDERGYEQTGRVVDWEMPDIESADETPADSSDDSADLTKSPDDKPVVDTP
- the thrC gene encoding threonine synthase, which codes for MKFIETRGNDSQPQHPVNVNFSEAILGPIASYGGIYAPETLPDLGEAFLKAHLNSSYKQLAKALLQAFEIDIAERVIDEALSSYDQFDDPNDPTPLVKVRDDLFVSELYHGPTRAFKDMALQPFGVLLSALAKYRDEDYLILAATSGDTGPAALETFKNRERVRVACMYPEGGTSDVQRLQMITEDADNLRVIGIHGDFDDAQSALKQLLGSQSFKQTLSEKKIHLSAANSVNFGRIIFQIIYHISAYLELVRREEITLGEKIYIAVPSGNFGNALGAYYAMQMGLPVEKILISTNNNKVLTGLIQDGHYDFRGASVIPTVAPAMDILKASNVERILFDLFGAERTRELMYQLDTERFYELSPSEHAELKAIFAADHCDDEETVGYVKRCFEDGYLMDPHTATCLKVYDNCRDKPLKTIVTSTAEWTKFSMTIAEAIGTESGSGDLDALKNISAKANIQIPAQIEALFDKPIAQKTLIDKDDIEKTILSFL
- a CDS encoding homoserine dehydrogenase, with the protein product MTPVKVGLLGLGTVGSGTATVLKRNAEEIARRAGRGIIIDYVSTSKTELPEGLGLSGSRITRDPFDVVNDPDIEVVVELYGGDEPAKSLVLQAIENGKHVVTANKALIAVHGNEIFEKAREKGVIVAFEAAVAGGIPIIKSLREGLSANKINWLAGIINGTGNFILSEMRDKGRDFEDVLAEAQALGYAESDPTFDVEGIDAGHKLTILSSIAFGIPLQFEKTYMEGISDISSEDVGYADELGYGIKHLGIARRTERGIEQRVHPTLIPKDRLIANVNGVMNAVLVKGDAVGPTMYYGAGAGGEPTASAVVADIIDIARVLTSDPENRVPHLAFQPDSLSDHPVLAMDAVDTAFYLRLSARDEAGVLANITRILGDDNISIEAFIQKETSKTNGKADIILLTKVVNEGDMNQAIAKIEALDVVTGKVTRIRVENLG
- the rpoS gene encoding RNA polymerase sigma factor RpoS encodes the protein MSAIGVQGNTPSSESARSPSSIGLRSGIGGKQSQEAIHIYLREIESSPLLSAEEEVYYGRLVQKGEEAARKRMITSNLRLVVKISRRYLNRGLGLLDLVEEGNLGLIHAVEKFDPEKGFRFSTYAIWWIRQSIERGLMNQSRTIRLPIHVNKALNCCLRKRAELTQRYGAEPSVSDIAKGLDKPESEVHGLLRHTESTTSLDYKVGSGGESSVMDFIAAETVRGPDQVAMESDIAKAIDIWLSQLDAKQQEVIVRRFGLHGHDYATLEEVSAAMEITRERVRQIQMNALKRLKRILEQEGGSRELFLQSS
- the ypfJ gene encoding KPN_02809 family neutral zinc metallopeptidase; amino-acid sequence: MRWKGRKQSTNIEDRRGGSSGGFRRPSGGVKVGGVGFIIMLLVFLFTGQGQGLLDMVGGDMTQSSASPQSTGGGINDEGREFIAVVVKDTEDVWNPIFQQAGARYREPTVVLFNDRVSSACGMTSSATGPFYCPGDEQIYLDLSFFSELSKMGVVGDFAQAYVVAHEVGHHVQKVQGISDEVVKLQRQSSKIQANKLSVLLELQADCYAGIWARRQANYNLLDDGDLEEAMNAAGSIGDDRMQKRAGQWVNPDGFTHGSSAQRMEWLKKGMLSGNPSDCDTFAALR